AAAGTCGGCAAGCTTTAATTCATTATCTTTTTTAGCTTCTGCAATTTCAGACGCACGGGCAAATTCTGCCTCCTGAGCTTCTTTGTTATTTTGCGCTTTACCAATTCTCTCCTCTTTCTCAGCAAGGCTTCTTGCCAGTTCACTATCCCGTTTTACTTCTGCAATCCTGCGCTGGCTTAGGGCATTTATAAAATCATGATCATCTGTAACATGAGTCACACTAAAGTTCACAATTTCGATCCCTAATTTCTGTAAACTATGTTCTGCAATTGCCCTTACTTTCTCAGAAAACAAGTCACGATGTTTATTGCTCTCTTCAACTGTAAGAGTGGCAATAATAGCTTTCAAATGCCCTTCCAGTATCTGACGGATTTGTTGTTCCCTGTGTTCAACCGGCACACCTAAGTAGTTTTCAGCAGCGTTAATCAAATTCTTCGTATCACTATAGAATTTTACTGTTGCCACAGCAATCACATTAATTGGTACATCCTCTTTGGTCACAATATTTCTAGCTTCTACATTTAAGTTAGAGGGTTGTAAACTTAATGTTCCCATCCGATGAATGATGGGTAAAACCACTGCACCTCCACCTACTACAATCTTAATCTTTTTACCATGTTCATCTGTTTCTACGTTTTTACTTCCCAATGTACTTCCAGTAATAACCATTGCCGTATCTCTTCCTACTACCTTGTAACGGCTGATCGCATAAAGAATAACTCCTAATATGACTAATACCAATACGCCACCAATACCAAGTGTTTGCAGCATATAATCTCCCCGCTTCTCTTTTTAAAATTAGATACTGAAAATATCCGTTTCATCTGTTCCACTTTTCTGATAGACAACAAAGCGGTTATCTTTTACTTCC
Above is a genomic segment from Neobacillus endophyticus containing:
- a CDS encoding flotillin family protein, which translates into the protein MLQTLGIGGVLVLVILGVILYAISRYKVVGRDTAMVITGSTLGSKNVETDEHGKKIKIVVGGGAVVLPIIHRMGTLSLQPSNLNVEARNIVTKEDVPINVIAVATVKFYSDTKNLINAAENYLGVPVEHREQQIRQILEGHLKAIIATLTVEESNKHRDLFSEKVRAIAEHSLQKLGIEIVNFSVTHVTDDHDFINALSQRRIAEVKRDSELARSLAEKEERIGKAQNNKEAQEAEFARASEIAEAKKDNELKLADFKIAEDTARANASIAFDLQTTQRKQELRQKEIEIEIVEREKKIELEEREIRRREKQYEAEIIKKADADFYQKVKESEAERIRVENQSLALKTQEINRAEAEARKVELEGLAKAKAIAAEGEANASAIEKRGMAEANVLREKAKAFEEFGSAAIMDMVIKMLPDYAKAIAEPIGNIDKVTVIDSGSGGGISSVSGNVTNLMTGLQESLRETTGLDLKELIENYSGKHNLKGELGAIAQGMNKQEANKTAE